The Medicago truncatula cultivar Jemalong A17 chromosome 4, MtrunA17r5.0-ANR, whole genome shotgun sequence genome includes a region encoding these proteins:
- the LOC25494343 gene encoding glucan endo-1,3-beta-glucosidase 5 isoform X1, which translates to MTEPCCNRFGVGNLVKIMMFGLCWVPLLTESAIGVNWGTVSFRKLNPSTVVDLLKDNKITKVKLFEAEADVLKALMGSGIQVMVGIPNEMLSLLSSSPSASDLWIHQNISAYTGKGGANIRYVAVGNEPFLKSYNGQFQNLVMPAVLNLQQSLVKAKLASSIKLVVPCNADVYESSIPSQGIFRPDLTQIMTQLVQFLNTNGSPFIVNIYPFLSLYDDTDFPQDYAFFEGTTHPVTDGSNIYSNAFDGNYDTLVAALGKIGYGQIPIVIGEIGWPSDGAIGANITAAKVFNQGLINHVLGNKGTPLRPNAPPMDIYLFSLLDEGAKSILPGSFERHWGIFYFDGKAKYPLNLGLGNKELKNAKNVQYLPSKWCVVSSKSSGLSINNVANYMRTACSVADCTTLDYGGSCNGIGDKGNISYAFNSYYQLQMQDSRSCNFDGLGMVTSRDPSVGDCRFIIGLTDKATRSSGGSQIGYSWWFIVAFSIIEITFSLLM; encoded by the exons ATGACAGAGCCCTGCTGCAACAGGTTTGGTGTgggtaatttagtaaaaataatgatGTTTGGTTTATGCTGGGTTCCTTTGTTGACAGAATCAGCTATAGGAGTAAACTGGGGCACGGTTTCATTCCGCAAATTGAATCCTTCGACTGTGGTTGATCTCTTAAAagacaacaaaatcacaaaagtGAAACTGTTTGAGGCAGAGGCTGATGTTCTTAAGGCACTCATGGGAAGTGGAATTCAGGTGATGGTTGGGATTCCCAATGAGATGTTGTCTCTTTTGAGTTCCTCCCCTTCTGCTTCTGATTTGTGGATTCACCAGAACATCTCTGCTTACACTGGGAAAGGTGGTGCTAATATCAG GTATGTTGCTGTTGGAAATGAACCGTTTCTTAAAAGTTATAACGGTCAATTTCAGAACCTAGTCATGCCTGCAGTACTCAACCTACAACAATCCTTAGTGAAGGCAAAGCTGGCTAGTTCAATAAAACTAGTTGTTCCATGCAATGCAGATGTCTATGAATCCTCAATTCCTTCACAAGGGATATTCCGTCCTGATCTAACCCAAATCATGACTCAGCTAGTTCAGTTCCTCAACACAAACGGTTCCCCATTTATTGTTAATATCTACCCTTTCCTTAGCCTCTACGACGATACCGATTTCCCACAAGACTACGCATTCTTTGAGGGAACTACCCATCCTGTCACAGATGGTTCAAATATTTATAGCAATGCATTTGATGGAAACTATGACACTTTAGTCGCAGCACTCGGTAAAATTGGATACGGTCAAATTCCTATAGTTATTGGAGAAATTGGTTGGCCTTCGGATGGAGCAATTGGTGCAAACATCACTGCAGCTAAAGTTTTCAATCAAGGTCTTATCAACCATGTTCTTGGTAACAAAGGGACACCTTTGAGACCTAATGCTCCTCCTATGGATATCTATCTGTTCAGCCTTCTTGATGAAGGAGCAAAGAGTATTCTTCCAGGTAGTTTTGAAAGACATTGGGGGATATTTTACTTTGATGGAAAAGCTAAGTATCCATTAAACCTCGGTCTTGGAAACAAGGAATTGAAGAACGCAAAGAATGTTCAGTATCTCCCGTCTAAATGGTGTGTGGTAAGTTCTAAGTCAAGTGGTTTGAGTATTAATAATGTGGCAAACTATATGAGAACTGCATGCAGTGTTGCAGATTGTACCACTCTTGATTATGGAGGTTCATGCAATGGAATTGGGGACAAAGGAAATATATCATATGCTTTTAACAGTTACTATCAACTACAAATGCAAGACTCAAGAAGCTGCAATTTTGATGGACTTGGTATGGTTACTTCCAGAGACCCTTCAGTCGGCGACTGTCGTTTTATCATTGGACTTACAGATAAAGCTACACGTTCATCTGGTGGATCTCAAATAGGATATAGTTGGTGGTTTATAGTAGCATTTTcaattatagaaataactttttCACTATTAATGTGA
- the LOC25494343 gene encoding glucan endo-1,3-beta-glucosidase 5 isoform X2, translating to MTEPCCNRFGVGNLVKIMMFGLCWVPLLTESAIGVNWGTVSFRKLNPSTVVDLLKDNKITKVKLFEAEADVLKALMGSGIQVMVGIPNEMLSLLSSSPSASDLWIHQNISAYTGKGGANIRYVAVGNEPFLKSYNGQFQNLVMPAVLNLQQSLVKAKLASSIKLVVPCNADVYESSIPSQGIFRPDLTQIMTQLVQFLNTNGSPFIVNIYPFLSLYDDTDFPQDYAFFEGTTHPVTDGSNIYSNAFDGNYDTLVAALGKIGYGQIPIVIGEIGWPSDGAIGANITAAKVFNQGLINHVLGNKGTPLRPNAPPMDIYLFSLLDEGAKSILPGSFERHWGIFYFDGKAKYPLNLGLGNKELKNAKNVQYLPSKWCVVSSKSSGLSINNVANYMRTACSVADCTTLDYGGSCNGIGDKGNISYAFNNFDGLGMVTSRDPSVGDCRFIIGLTDKATRSSGGSQIGYSWWFIVAFSIIEITFSLLM from the exons ATGACAGAGCCCTGCTGCAACAGGTTTGGTGTgggtaatttagtaaaaataatgatGTTTGGTTTATGCTGGGTTCCTTTGTTGACAGAATCAGCTATAGGAGTAAACTGGGGCACGGTTTCATTCCGCAAATTGAATCCTTCGACTGTGGTTGATCTCTTAAAagacaacaaaatcacaaaagtGAAACTGTTTGAGGCAGAGGCTGATGTTCTTAAGGCACTCATGGGAAGTGGAATTCAGGTGATGGTTGGGATTCCCAATGAGATGTTGTCTCTTTTGAGTTCCTCCCCTTCTGCTTCTGATTTGTGGATTCACCAGAACATCTCTGCTTACACTGGGAAAGGTGGTGCTAATATCAG GTATGTTGCTGTTGGAAATGAACCGTTTCTTAAAAGTTATAACGGTCAATTTCAGAACCTAGTCATGCCTGCAGTACTCAACCTACAACAATCCTTAGTGAAGGCAAAGCTGGCTAGTTCAATAAAACTAGTTGTTCCATGCAATGCAGATGTCTATGAATCCTCAATTCCTTCACAAGGGATATTCCGTCCTGATCTAACCCAAATCATGACTCAGCTAGTTCAGTTCCTCAACACAAACGGTTCCCCATTTATTGTTAATATCTACCCTTTCCTTAGCCTCTACGACGATACCGATTTCCCACAAGACTACGCATTCTTTGAGGGAACTACCCATCCTGTCACAGATGGTTCAAATATTTATAGCAATGCATTTGATGGAAACTATGACACTTTAGTCGCAGCACTCGGTAAAATTGGATACGGTCAAATTCCTATAGTTATTGGAGAAATTGGTTGGCCTTCGGATGGAGCAATTGGTGCAAACATCACTGCAGCTAAAGTTTTCAATCAAGGTCTTATCAACCATGTTCTTGGTAACAAAGGGACACCTTTGAGACCTAATGCTCCTCCTATGGATATCTATCTGTTCAGCCTTCTTGATGAAGGAGCAAAGAGTATTCTTCCAGGTAGTTTTGAAAGACATTGGGGGATATTTTACTTTGATGGAAAAGCTAAGTATCCATTAAACCTCGGTCTTGGAAACAAGGAATTGAAGAACGCAAAGAATGTTCAGTATCTCCCGTCTAAATGGTGTGTGGTAAGTTCTAAGTCAAGTGGTTTGAGTATTAATAATGTGGCAAACTATATGAGAACTGCATGCAGTGTTGCAGATTGTACCACTCTTGATTATGGAGGTTCATGCAATGGAATTGGGGACAAAGGAAATATATCATATGCTTTTAACA ATTTTGATGGACTTGGTATGGTTACTTCCAGAGACCCTTCAGTCGGCGACTGTCGTTTTATCATTGGACTTACAGATAAAGCTACACGTTCATCTGGTGGATCTCAAATAGGATATAGTTGGTGGTTTATAGTAGCATTTTcaattatagaaataactttttCACTATTAATGTGA
- the LOC25494344 gene encoding LOW QUALITY PROTEIN: ATP-dependent 6-phosphofructokinase 2 (The sequence of the model RefSeq protein was modified relative to this genomic sequence to represent the inferred CDS: deleted 2 bases in 1 codon) → MDGSSSSSSSSSLELEDVTNLFEPIKLKDLPHLNHYISNLKTFPNPLDQNPYFHTPNSNFYITNNNLVFSHSTRFAYRTAGPRNNVFFNPSDVRAAIVTCGGLCPGLNTVIRELVVGLWDLYGVRQIFGITAGYRGFYSSSTQPVQLNPNIVHHWHTKGGTFLQTSRGGFDLCKIVDAIQNQAFNQVYIIGGDGTMRGAVKIFNEIKQRKLNVAVVGIPKTVDNDVGIIDRSFGFQTAVEMAQQAISAAHVEAESAVNGIGLVKLMGRSTGHIVLHSTLSSRDVDCCLIPELDFYLEGKGGLFEFLDQRLKENGHAVLVVAEGAGQDIIPRTESHKEERDESGNPVFLDVGVWLKSELNKWWDRDHPGELFTVKYIDPTYMIRAVHANATDNLYCTLLAHSAIHGVMAGYTGFVAAPINGNYAYIPLEDVACAKNPVNTKDHNWSWVRSVTNQPDFLKS, encoded by the exons ATGGatggttcttcttcttcttcttcttcttcttctttagaaCTCGAAGATGTAACAAACTTATTCGAACCCATTAAGCTAAAAGATCTTCCTCATCTCAACCACTACATCTCAAACCTCAAAACCTTCCCAAATCCACTTGATCAAAATCCTTACTTCCACACCCCCAACTCCAAC TTCTACATCACTAATAACAACCTCGTTTTCTCTCACTCCACACGCTTCGCTTATCGCACCGCTGGTCCTCGCAACAACGTCTTCTTCAACCCTTCTGATGTAAGAGCTGCTATTGTAACATGCGGTGGTCTCTGTCCTGGACTTAACACCGTTATTAGAGAGCTTGTTGTTGGTCTTTGGGATCTCTACGGGGTTCGACAGATTTTTGGTATCACTGCTGGTTACAGAGGCTTTTATTCTTCTTCTACTCAACCGGTTCAGCTTAACCCTAATATTGTTCACCATTGGCATACCAAAGGTGGTACTTTTCTTCAGACTTCTAGAGGCGGTTTTGATCTATGCAAGATCGTTGATGCCATCCAAAATCAAGCCTTCAATCAG GTGTACATTATAGGTGGAGATGGGACTATGCGAGGGGCTGTGAAGATATTCAATGAAATAAAGCAACGTAAACTGAATGTTGCAGTTGTTGGAATTCCTAAAACAGTGGATAATGATGTGGGAATAATTGACAGATCTTTTGGATTTCAAACAGCAGTTGAAATGGCTCAGCAAGCAATCAGTGCTGCTCATGTGGAGGCCGAGAGTGCAGTTAACGGTATAGGCCTTGTGAAGTTGATGGGTCGAAGCACAGGTCACATTGTTCTTCATTCAACACTCAGCAGCCGTGACGTTGATTGCTGCCTAATCCCTGAACTAGATTTTTACTTGGAAGGAAAAGGAGGGCTCTTTGAGTTTCTTGACCAACGACTGAAAGAAAATGGTCATGCAGTGCTTGTAGTTGCTGAGGGTGCTGGCCAGGATATAATACCAAGAACAGAGTCACATAAGGAAGAGCGAGATGAATCTGGTAACCCAGTTTTCTTAGATGTTGGAGTGTGGTTAAAGTCAGAGCTGAACAAGTGGTGGGACAGGGACCATCCTGGTGAGCTATTTACAGTCAAGTATATAGATCCTACATACATGATTCGCGCAGTCCATGCAAATGCTACTGATAATTTGTATTGTACACTCTTGGCGCACTCTGCAATTCATGGTGTTATGGCTGGATATACTGGATTTGTTGCTGCTCCTATTAATGGCAATTATGCATACATTCCACTTGAAGATGTAGCATGTGCAAAAAACCCAGTTAATACAAAAGATCATAATTGGTCATGGGTGAGATCAGTCACCAATCAGCCTGATTTTCTAAAGAGCTAG